A window of the Oncorhynchus masou masou isolate Uvic2021 chromosome 13, UVic_Omas_1.1, whole genome shotgun sequence genome harbors these coding sequences:
- the golim4a gene encoding Golgi integral membrane protein 4a isoform X1 yields MGNGVCSRRQRRIFQSLLLITVVFGIIYGGMISYEMHKQLKRTEAMAAKYQQHQESLSAQLQVVYEHRSRLEKSLQKERLEHKKAKEDYQVYKLEAQQSLNKEKQDSSSRLNSLHGQHQMLKKQHEDLKKQHYELQEQHQIQAEDHGKALDEHKDRFDKLQQTKEMEASKLKENVYNLREENRQLRKAHQDIHVQLQDARIVHKDLKAAHDQLALTLEDHKSALAAAQVQVDEFKHLKETLIRMPSLRHGQNPAHQQAQPAALLAKAHEQGPPLPHPAALLAEPHIEAHTHEEDHGDTQSRLHLQEEVVGEPEFQSQPAGSHHAEKEKEGYGETEGEAERSRELGEAERRRELAEGEAERRRELAEEEMEQAGQPQKLEEESEPPQEDEGLEEEHDQPDNNALNRQRRQPQQDPQSDIHLVPETHLQQEAHVAQRVKSAYEQQQVQQRLEAERAQRTRELQLRQEALQAQRTRELQLRQEALQAQKMNVQREREMRLRAQHEREEQHQHQEEARREQLMKEEQLRKKSDYENTNNDIVQGDEEPHIDDDEERDTHLEKENQEEEDHRVPQRQGAVEGEVDPEDDPNNQGEDEFDVAEEQHLQHREEEEADIHLNPNHPAIDEELVMAVNPDQQEDNLDDQYPEEDEVQEDLAGGQKTEEEPYNEEKGEHEEVKDPEVPAGNEGEHRKEEELNEEENYEEEVGVGQDKRPNRREM; encoded by the exons TGGTGTATGAGCATCGTTCGCGTCTAGAGAAGTCTTTGCAGAAGGAACGTCTGGAGCACAAGAAGGCCaaagagg ATTATCAGGTGTATAAACTTGAAGCCCAACAGTCACTGAACAAGGAGAAG CAGGACTCCAGCAGCAGATTGAACTCATTACATGGGCAGCACCAGATGCTGAag AAGCAGCACGAGGACCTGAAGAAGCAGCACTATGAGCTGCAGGAGCAGCATCAGATTCAGGCAGAGGACCACGGCAAGGCCTTGGACGAGCACAAGGACCGCTTCGACAAACTACAGCAGACCAAAGAGATGGAAGCCTCCAAACTCAAAG AGAATGTGTATAATCTGCGAGAGGAGAATAGGCAGCTGAGGAAAGCTCACCAGGACATCCATGTCCAATTGCAGGATGCACGG ataGTACATAAGGACTTGAAGGCTGCCCATGATCAGCTTGCACTGACGCTAGAGGACCACAAGAGTGCGCTGGCCGCAGctcag GTCCAGGTAGATGAATTTAAGCATCTCAAAGAGACCCTGATCAGAATGCCCAGCCTTCGACATGGTCAAAACCCCGCCCACCAACAGGCCCAGCCTGCTGCTCTATTGGCCAAGGCTCATGAACAGGGCCCACCCCTACCACATCCAGCTGCCTTATTGGCTGAGCCCCACATAGAAGCACACACCCATGAGGAAGACCATGGGGACACACAGTCTCGG TTGCATCTGCAGGAAGAGGTGGTTGGCGAGCCAGAGTTCCAGTCTCAGCCTGCCGGGTCCCACCAtgcagagaaggagaaagagggatatggagagactgagggggaggcggagaggagtagagagctgggggaggcggagaggaggagagagctggcGGAGGGGGaggcggagaggaggagagagctggcggaggaagagatggagcagGCGGGGCAGCCCCAGAAGCTGGAGGAGGAATCCGAACCACCACAGGAGGACGAGGGGTTGGAGGAGGAACACGACCAGCCAGACAACAACGCTCTGAACCGTCAGAGACGCCAACCACAACAG GATCCACAAAGTGACATCCATCTCGTCCCTGAGACCCACCTCCAGCAGGAGGCCCACGTGGCCCAGCGTGTGAAGTCTGCCTACGAGCAGCAGCAGGTGCAGCAGCGCCTGGAGGCTGAGCGGGCCCAGAGGACAAGGGAGCTCCAGCTGCGCCAGGAGGCCCTGCAGGCCCAGAGGACGAGGGAGCTCCAGCTGCGCCAGGAGGCCCTGCAGGCCCAGAAAATGAacgtgcagagggagagagaaatgcgTCTGCGAGCTCAGCacgagagagaggaacagcaccAGCATCAAGAGGAGGCCCGTCGGGAACAGCTAATGAAGGAGGAGCAACTCAG GAAGAAGAGTGACTATGAGAACACAAACAATGACATCGTCCAGGGTGATGAAGAACCTCATATTGATGATGACGAAG AGAGGGACACCCACTTGGAGAAGGAGAACCAAGAGGAAGAGGACCACAGAGTACCACAGCGACAG GGGgcagtggagggggaggtggaccCAGAGGATGACCCTAATAACCAGGGGGAGGATGAGTTTGATGTGGCAGAGGAACAGCATCTTCagcacagggaggaagaggaggcagacATACATCTCAACCCCAATCACCCAGCCATAGATGAGGAACTggtg ATGGCGGTAAACCCCGACCAGCAGGAAGACAACCTGGATGACCAGTATCCGGAGGAGGacgag GTGCAGGAGGATTTGGCCGGGGGgcagaagacagaggaggagccATACAACGAGGAGAAAGGAGAACAC GAGGAAGTGAAAGACCCGGAGGTCCCAGCAGGAAATGAGGGAGAACACAGAAAGGAAGAAGAGCTCAATGAGGAAGAGAACTACGAGGAAGAGGTGGGGGTTGGACAGGACAAGCGGCCCAATCGAAGGGAGATGTGA
- the golim4a gene encoding Golgi integral membrane protein 4a isoform X3, whose amino-acid sequence MGNGVCSRRQRRIFQSLLLITVVFGIIYGGMISYEMHKQLKRTEAMAAKYQQHQESLSAQLQVVYEHRSRLEKSLQKERLEHKKAKEDYQVYKLEAQQSLNKEKQDSSSRLNSLHGQHQMLKKQHEDLKKQHYELQEQHQIQAEDHGKALDEHKDRFDKLQQTKEMEASKLKENVYNLREENRQLRKAHQDIHVQLQDARIVHKDLKAAHDQLALTLEDHKSALAAAQVQVDEFKHLKETLIRMPSLRHGQNPAHQQAQPAALLAKAHEQGPPLPHPAALLAEPHIEAHTHEEDHGDTQSRLHLQEEVVGEPEFQSQPAGSHHAEKEKEGYGETEGEAERSRELGEAERRRELAEGEAERRRELAEEEMEQAGQPQKLEEESEPPQEDEGLEEEHDQPDNNALNRQRRQPQQDPQSDIHLVPETHLQQEAHVAQRVKSAYEQQQVQQRLEAERAQRTRELQLRQEALQAQRTRELQLRQEALQAQKMNVQREREMRLRAQHEREEQHQHQEEARREQLMKEEQLRKKSDYENTNNDIVQGDEEPHIDDDEERDTHLEKENQEEEDHRVPQRQMAVNPDQQEDNLDDQYPEEDEVQEDLAGGQKTEEEPYNEEKGEHEEVKDPEVPAGNEGEHRKEEELNEEENYEEEVGVGQDKRPNRREM is encoded by the exons TGGTGTATGAGCATCGTTCGCGTCTAGAGAAGTCTTTGCAGAAGGAACGTCTGGAGCACAAGAAGGCCaaagagg ATTATCAGGTGTATAAACTTGAAGCCCAACAGTCACTGAACAAGGAGAAG CAGGACTCCAGCAGCAGATTGAACTCATTACATGGGCAGCACCAGATGCTGAag AAGCAGCACGAGGACCTGAAGAAGCAGCACTATGAGCTGCAGGAGCAGCATCAGATTCAGGCAGAGGACCACGGCAAGGCCTTGGACGAGCACAAGGACCGCTTCGACAAACTACAGCAGACCAAAGAGATGGAAGCCTCCAAACTCAAAG AGAATGTGTATAATCTGCGAGAGGAGAATAGGCAGCTGAGGAAAGCTCACCAGGACATCCATGTCCAATTGCAGGATGCACGG ataGTACATAAGGACTTGAAGGCTGCCCATGATCAGCTTGCACTGACGCTAGAGGACCACAAGAGTGCGCTGGCCGCAGctcag GTCCAGGTAGATGAATTTAAGCATCTCAAAGAGACCCTGATCAGAATGCCCAGCCTTCGACATGGTCAAAACCCCGCCCACCAACAGGCCCAGCCTGCTGCTCTATTGGCCAAGGCTCATGAACAGGGCCCACCCCTACCACATCCAGCTGCCTTATTGGCTGAGCCCCACATAGAAGCACACACCCATGAGGAAGACCATGGGGACACACAGTCTCGG TTGCATCTGCAGGAAGAGGTGGTTGGCGAGCCAGAGTTCCAGTCTCAGCCTGCCGGGTCCCACCAtgcagagaaggagaaagagggatatggagagactgagggggaggcggagaggagtagagagctgggggaggcggagaggaggagagagctggcGGAGGGGGaggcggagaggaggagagagctggcggaggaagagatggagcagGCGGGGCAGCCCCAGAAGCTGGAGGAGGAATCCGAACCACCACAGGAGGACGAGGGGTTGGAGGAGGAACACGACCAGCCAGACAACAACGCTCTGAACCGTCAGAGACGCCAACCACAACAG GATCCACAAAGTGACATCCATCTCGTCCCTGAGACCCACCTCCAGCAGGAGGCCCACGTGGCCCAGCGTGTGAAGTCTGCCTACGAGCAGCAGCAGGTGCAGCAGCGCCTGGAGGCTGAGCGGGCCCAGAGGACAAGGGAGCTCCAGCTGCGCCAGGAGGCCCTGCAGGCCCAGAGGACGAGGGAGCTCCAGCTGCGCCAGGAGGCCCTGCAGGCCCAGAAAATGAacgtgcagagggagagagaaatgcgTCTGCGAGCTCAGCacgagagagaggaacagcaccAGCATCAAGAGGAGGCCCGTCGGGAACAGCTAATGAAGGAGGAGCAACTCAG GAAGAAGAGTGACTATGAGAACACAAACAATGACATCGTCCAGGGTGATGAAGAACCTCATATTGATGATGACGAAG AGAGGGACACCCACTTGGAGAAGGAGAACCAAGAGGAAGAGGACCACAGAGTACCACAGCGACAG ATGGCGGTAAACCCCGACCAGCAGGAAGACAACCTGGATGACCAGTATCCGGAGGAGGacgag GTGCAGGAGGATTTGGCCGGGGGgcagaagacagaggaggagccATACAACGAGGAGAAAGGAGAACAC GAGGAAGTGAAAGACCCGGAGGTCCCAGCAGGAAATGAGGGAGAACACAGAAAGGAAGAAGAGCTCAATGAGGAAGAGAACTACGAGGAAGAGGTGGGGGTTGGACAGGACAAGCGGCCCAATCGAAGGGAGATGTGA
- the golim4a gene encoding Golgi integral membrane protein 4a isoform X4 — protein sequence MGNGVCSRRQRRIFQSLLLITVVFGIIYGGMISYEMHKQLKRTEAMAAKYQQHQESLSAQLQVVYEHRSRLEKSLQKERLEHKKAKEDYQVYKLEAQQSLNKEKQDSSSRLNSLHGQHQMLKKQHEDLKKQHYELQEQHQIQAEDHGKALDEHKDRFDKLQQTKEMEASKLKENVYNLREENRQLRKAHQDIHVQLQDARIVHKDLKAAHDQLALTLEDHKSALAAAQVQVDEFKHLKETLIRMPSLRHGQNPAHQQAQPAALLAKAHEQGPPLPHPAALLAEPHIEAHTHEEDHGDTQSRLHLQEEVVGEPEFQSQPAGSHHAEKEKEGYGETEGEAERSRELGEAERRRELAEGEAERRRELAEEEMEQAGQPQKLEEESEPPQEDEGLEEEHDQPDNNALNRQRRQPQQDPQSDIHLVPETHLQQEAHVAQRVKSAYEQQQVQQRLEAERAQRTRELQLRQEALQAQRTRELQLRQEALQAQKMNVQREREMRLRAQHEREEQHQHQEEARREQLMKEEQLRKKSDYENTNNDIVQGDEEPHIDDDEERDTHLEKENQEEEDHRVPQRQMAVNPDQQEDNLDDQYPEEDEEEVKDPEVPAGNEGEHRKEEELNEEENYEEEVGVGQDKRPNRREM from the exons TGGTGTATGAGCATCGTTCGCGTCTAGAGAAGTCTTTGCAGAAGGAACGTCTGGAGCACAAGAAGGCCaaagagg ATTATCAGGTGTATAAACTTGAAGCCCAACAGTCACTGAACAAGGAGAAG CAGGACTCCAGCAGCAGATTGAACTCATTACATGGGCAGCACCAGATGCTGAag AAGCAGCACGAGGACCTGAAGAAGCAGCACTATGAGCTGCAGGAGCAGCATCAGATTCAGGCAGAGGACCACGGCAAGGCCTTGGACGAGCACAAGGACCGCTTCGACAAACTACAGCAGACCAAAGAGATGGAAGCCTCCAAACTCAAAG AGAATGTGTATAATCTGCGAGAGGAGAATAGGCAGCTGAGGAAAGCTCACCAGGACATCCATGTCCAATTGCAGGATGCACGG ataGTACATAAGGACTTGAAGGCTGCCCATGATCAGCTTGCACTGACGCTAGAGGACCACAAGAGTGCGCTGGCCGCAGctcag GTCCAGGTAGATGAATTTAAGCATCTCAAAGAGACCCTGATCAGAATGCCCAGCCTTCGACATGGTCAAAACCCCGCCCACCAACAGGCCCAGCCTGCTGCTCTATTGGCCAAGGCTCATGAACAGGGCCCACCCCTACCACATCCAGCTGCCTTATTGGCTGAGCCCCACATAGAAGCACACACCCATGAGGAAGACCATGGGGACACACAGTCTCGG TTGCATCTGCAGGAAGAGGTGGTTGGCGAGCCAGAGTTCCAGTCTCAGCCTGCCGGGTCCCACCAtgcagagaaggagaaagagggatatggagagactgagggggaggcggagaggagtagagagctgggggaggcggagaggaggagagagctggcGGAGGGGGaggcggagaggaggagagagctggcggaggaagagatggagcagGCGGGGCAGCCCCAGAAGCTGGAGGAGGAATCCGAACCACCACAGGAGGACGAGGGGTTGGAGGAGGAACACGACCAGCCAGACAACAACGCTCTGAACCGTCAGAGACGCCAACCACAACAG GATCCACAAAGTGACATCCATCTCGTCCCTGAGACCCACCTCCAGCAGGAGGCCCACGTGGCCCAGCGTGTGAAGTCTGCCTACGAGCAGCAGCAGGTGCAGCAGCGCCTGGAGGCTGAGCGGGCCCAGAGGACAAGGGAGCTCCAGCTGCGCCAGGAGGCCCTGCAGGCCCAGAGGACGAGGGAGCTCCAGCTGCGCCAGGAGGCCCTGCAGGCCCAGAAAATGAacgtgcagagggagagagaaatgcgTCTGCGAGCTCAGCacgagagagaggaacagcaccAGCATCAAGAGGAGGCCCGTCGGGAACAGCTAATGAAGGAGGAGCAACTCAG GAAGAAGAGTGACTATGAGAACACAAACAATGACATCGTCCAGGGTGATGAAGAACCTCATATTGATGATGACGAAG AGAGGGACACCCACTTGGAGAAGGAGAACCAAGAGGAAGAGGACCACAGAGTACCACAGCGACAG ATGGCGGTAAACCCCGACCAGCAGGAAGACAACCTGGATGACCAGTATCCGGAGGAGGacgag GAGGAAGTGAAAGACCCGGAGGTCCCAGCAGGAAATGAGGGAGAACACAGAAAGGAAGAAGAGCTCAATGAGGAAGAGAACTACGAGGAAGAGGTGGGGGTTGGACAGGACAAGCGGCCCAATCGAAGGGAGATGTGA
- the golim4a gene encoding Golgi integral membrane protein 4a isoform X2 produces the protein MGNGVCSRRQRRIFQSLLLITVVFGIIYGGMISYEMHKQLKRTEAMAAKYQQHQESLSAQLQVVYEHRSRLEKSLQKERLEHKKAKEDYQVYKLEAQQSLNKEKQDSSSRLNSLHGQHQMLKKQHEDLKKQHYELQEQHQIQAEDHGKALDEHKDRFDKLQQTKEMEASKLKENVYNLREENRQLRKAHQDIHVQLQDARIVHKDLKAAHDQLALTLEDHKSALAAAQVQVDEFKHLKETLIRMPSLRHGQNPAHQQAQPAALLAKAHEQGPPLPHPAALLAEPHIEAHTHEEDHGDTQSRLHLQEEVVGEPEFQSQPAGSHHAEKEKEGYGETEGEAERSRELGEAERRRELAEGEAERRRELAEEEMEQAGQPQKLEEESEPPQEDEGLEEEHDQPDNNALNRQRRQPQQDPQSDIHLVPETHLQQEAHVAQRVKSAYEQQQVQQRLEAERAQRTRELQLRQEALQAQRTRELQLRQEALQAQKMNVQREREMRLRAQHEREEQHQHQEEARREQLMKEEQLRKKSDYENTNNDIVQGDEEPHIDDDEERDTHLEKENQEEEDHRVPQRQGAVEGEVDPEDDPNNQGEDEFDVAEEQHLQHREEEEADIHLNPNHPAIDEELVMAVNPDQQEDNLDDQYPEEDEEEVKDPEVPAGNEGEHRKEEELNEEENYEEEVGVGQDKRPNRREM, from the exons TGGTGTATGAGCATCGTTCGCGTCTAGAGAAGTCTTTGCAGAAGGAACGTCTGGAGCACAAGAAGGCCaaagagg ATTATCAGGTGTATAAACTTGAAGCCCAACAGTCACTGAACAAGGAGAAG CAGGACTCCAGCAGCAGATTGAACTCATTACATGGGCAGCACCAGATGCTGAag AAGCAGCACGAGGACCTGAAGAAGCAGCACTATGAGCTGCAGGAGCAGCATCAGATTCAGGCAGAGGACCACGGCAAGGCCTTGGACGAGCACAAGGACCGCTTCGACAAACTACAGCAGACCAAAGAGATGGAAGCCTCCAAACTCAAAG AGAATGTGTATAATCTGCGAGAGGAGAATAGGCAGCTGAGGAAAGCTCACCAGGACATCCATGTCCAATTGCAGGATGCACGG ataGTACATAAGGACTTGAAGGCTGCCCATGATCAGCTTGCACTGACGCTAGAGGACCACAAGAGTGCGCTGGCCGCAGctcag GTCCAGGTAGATGAATTTAAGCATCTCAAAGAGACCCTGATCAGAATGCCCAGCCTTCGACATGGTCAAAACCCCGCCCACCAACAGGCCCAGCCTGCTGCTCTATTGGCCAAGGCTCATGAACAGGGCCCACCCCTACCACATCCAGCTGCCTTATTGGCTGAGCCCCACATAGAAGCACACACCCATGAGGAAGACCATGGGGACACACAGTCTCGG TTGCATCTGCAGGAAGAGGTGGTTGGCGAGCCAGAGTTCCAGTCTCAGCCTGCCGGGTCCCACCAtgcagagaaggagaaagagggatatggagagactgagggggaggcggagaggagtagagagctgggggaggcggagaggaggagagagctggcGGAGGGGGaggcggagaggaggagagagctggcggaggaagagatggagcagGCGGGGCAGCCCCAGAAGCTGGAGGAGGAATCCGAACCACCACAGGAGGACGAGGGGTTGGAGGAGGAACACGACCAGCCAGACAACAACGCTCTGAACCGTCAGAGACGCCAACCACAACAG GATCCACAAAGTGACATCCATCTCGTCCCTGAGACCCACCTCCAGCAGGAGGCCCACGTGGCCCAGCGTGTGAAGTCTGCCTACGAGCAGCAGCAGGTGCAGCAGCGCCTGGAGGCTGAGCGGGCCCAGAGGACAAGGGAGCTCCAGCTGCGCCAGGAGGCCCTGCAGGCCCAGAGGACGAGGGAGCTCCAGCTGCGCCAGGAGGCCCTGCAGGCCCAGAAAATGAacgtgcagagggagagagaaatgcgTCTGCGAGCTCAGCacgagagagaggaacagcaccAGCATCAAGAGGAGGCCCGTCGGGAACAGCTAATGAAGGAGGAGCAACTCAG GAAGAAGAGTGACTATGAGAACACAAACAATGACATCGTCCAGGGTGATGAAGAACCTCATATTGATGATGACGAAG AGAGGGACACCCACTTGGAGAAGGAGAACCAAGAGGAAGAGGACCACAGAGTACCACAGCGACAG GGGgcagtggagggggaggtggaccCAGAGGATGACCCTAATAACCAGGGGGAGGATGAGTTTGATGTGGCAGAGGAACAGCATCTTCagcacagggaggaagaggaggcagacATACATCTCAACCCCAATCACCCAGCCATAGATGAGGAACTggtg ATGGCGGTAAACCCCGACCAGCAGGAAGACAACCTGGATGACCAGTATCCGGAGGAGGacgag GAGGAAGTGAAAGACCCGGAGGTCCCAGCAGGAAATGAGGGAGAACACAGAAAGGAAGAAGAGCTCAATGAGGAAGAGAACTACGAGGAAGAGGTGGGGGTTGGACAGGACAAGCGGCCCAATCGAAGGGAGATGTGA